The Brassica napus cultivar Da-Ae chromosome C7, Da-Ae, whole genome shotgun sequence genomic interval aatgAAAAAGTGAAGTTACTGTGCACGCATAGTGACAGTGGGCTCCACAACGTTTATAATGTCAAAAGTTTTGGCCGTAAATATTGACGTTTGATTCTTTTTACGTTTATAACATATCAGTATATATATGTCAAAGAACGTTGAACTCTTCTTAAGAAAACAactatttttttggtaacaaattatttttaagatgaaCTAATTTAATGAagagtatatatttttttctttcagctAAAGCGTCCAACAGATAAGAAAAAGTACATGTGCAAAAGGatgaataaagaaagaaaaacagcaGGACTCTCTTTTTACAGAAATAAAACAGAGCATGTTAACAGAAAAGAACAAAGGTCAATAGCAAGTAGACCAAGTGTAACTACAGCTAggtatttcatatttgtattgCATATGTACGGAAGAATAATTTCGTACTTTTACTAATATGGTATCTTTGTTGTATTCACATAGTCCCAAAAATAAAATCCCACGACACTAGGGATACATATACAATAGAGCATGCTTAACTAAACAATGtcaaatgaaaacaaacaataaaacTACTTATTTACGAAGAAACACAGGTGGtctaaaaacatataaactaaaattccACAAGTGTATTTTACGGATACATCATATAATGCCAATAGAATGATTGAATAGCAATGCTTAGATAAGCTGTTCTTTATAGTcgataaatcttaaaataaattaaaatcttaaaatttaaagcaTTATGTAATTCGTTATTTCTATTCTAGGTGTCTTGctttttatgaatatttttaatatatcttttgTCTATATTTCACTCACTCAACTAACCAGTTCTATTGTTTCTATTCTACACATGTGAAAAGTGTTATACATAGCAATGTTAAGTCAAACAACTTCATTTTCTCTAGGAATAAGAGAAAGTATCTCATTGACGTTAATCTCGCTAGCAATTCCTCGAAACCAATTCTACATAAAACGTCAAACAAACTCATTCCAAACTTCCTCATTTTCAAATTTGGTTGTCTTAAACAAGATAACCATGAAAGATCTATAAAgagaattaaaaacaaaacaaaacatacaaACCTCCTTCCGAGAACCAATCATATAAACAACAAGTAACCccttaattattaatatttttttaaaaaaagaaccgAACATTATAATATAGATACAACCACCATGAGTAAACTAAATTGTTCATCCCACATATAATCCCTCTTCCAAATAAACCATCGATCTTAAACATActtttaaacataaatcattTTCATAGATACCACTCCTACTAACCAtcttcacacaaaaaaaaaaaaagataaaacaacAATTATACAAAccaagataacaaaaaaaaatcaaatcccGCGCTACGACCCTAGTTGTTTATAAACAAAAGTCTGCCTCACTCTAATTGTATGGGTTTTTTATCCATCAATTTAAAACATGTATGTTTTGTagggtcaatttttttttaaatggtgatttttttagtttagtaACAACCGAACAACAAATTATACGTCAGTTTTTCTGTTAATTAATAATGTGTGTTTACGTTTTCTTTCATTCTGCGCAAGGTGCATGTCTTAACCAAAAATACCAAAGCGACGATAATCTTATAAACCAGTTAAATATTGAACCAGTCCGGTAATTTTAACAGTTTTGCCTATAAGATATTCTAAGTATATCATTTTACAACAAAGGCAAAATACTATTTGATATTTACTGGTGTTAATTACAGGTTTATTATTCTTTGATAAAAGGGACTTACTATATGTGCTTAATTGCAATTATTATTATACGAAGAAACTATATTAATTGGGAAAGTGGTCGATTAAACCTAATATGACATGATTTTATAGTTAACATAGAAATAGAATATATGAATGAATTTATATATACCGATGCCTCCAATGACTTTCAAAGTGGTATTAACTTTTAACAAGGCAATAATATATCGTGTTCTTTCTTCTGAGATCATATTTTCGTTATCTGTAATTCAAGCCTAATAGTAAATACAATGGACTTTAAAAACAATCATAGTACAACATCGATAGCCTTTTAGTTAGTAACCTTATATCTAAGGTCCAATAcgatatacaaaatataatgtaTGAAGCGAATTTTCCAAGCAATCAATATTAGGAAAATTTCATCCCGCGCGTGCACGCGAATTATCAACTAGTCGAGATGCTGAAAGGCAGGCAGTGCACTCATGACTTCACTTTGACGCGTCGCCTACACTTCATATATTGCTCTCCGTGAAACTTAAAATGTGAAAAAGTTGTTAAACCCAAACCACACTGATACCCTCATAAGTCATTACTGACCCTTGAGAGTTGCTATGCTATACCTGTACAATCTTTCCTCTAGTCGGTCCCTCAAAACAACTCACTAAACAAAGATATGACCCGCACTTCATCCCTCAATATAGGTATCATTACTATCAGGCTATGAATGTATAGTGCGGTTGACATGCGGGACGGACTGGACCGCAATTAAGGTTACCATTCAACACAAATATTTTGATGTGTTTAagctgaaaataaaataatataaaaaaaagtgaaaCGCGGGCGGTTCGCATTACATAAGAAAATCAGTGGAACGCCATGCAAACTTTAACCACATCAAATGAGATGTGTTTCAACCTGCGGttctttattaattatttttcatcaataataaaatatttttacaattgtACAAATTAACACATTATTTAGAGCACATTAATCTGTATTCAAAAATATAGTGTGGTTAAGAGGttatattaatgtaaataaattatttttattctatacaTTTATCTactatatctttatattatctttacttatttacttaattttattttgtctatataattataaatatgtttCACTCAATTATATCATCAATACTacttttcggttcggtttcagtTTGGTTCTTTCGTTTCTTCGGTTCTAGAGCTTTAGGACTCGTTTGGTATTTAgaaagtttggttcggttttggttcggttttggttcggttcggataacaAATTTGAGAACTTGCTTATATCCAAAGTCATTTCGGATCACATTCGGgtaggattaaaaaaaaattacagataatattattattaggtattttgttttctaaataatattttttaattattagattattataaaaaaaattagttaatatttataaatatataaactatattatagaaattcACATACCTATTCGGATCTCGATTCAGTTCTGGTTAAGTTTttcctttgcttctagctttCCGGTTCTAAAGATATATGATCCACTAGTATAATTGATAGgatcaaaacccaaatctaaaccaaacctcgtttttcggtttggttcattTTGGTTCTGGATAAATGTGCCCATGCCTAGctaaagttttgaaatttgaaaatacaatattttagatgAAGTATATGTGAATATGATTTGTAAAGTTTtccaatatataatttattatataaattaaataaaatctcAATAATAGcatattaaatttcatatttgagatatataaaataaattttaaataaattttatattttaaaatattatattagtatcactgatttttttagtttataaaatattaaaatattatatctatCCCGCAGTTACACTATTTATTATACATGTTACCATTCATACTATTTTCTGAACCACTTATCTGAAACTGCCTTGGTAGCCACCGTACAATAATTAGTCTAGAGTTGGGAGTTAATCTTAAGAGTTTAGACACATGGAAAGCCTTTGAATAAGACAAAACACACAAGGCTCTTTGATAAGCCAAGCTTGGGACACAAGTGACATTGGAAGCCATTTCAAATTATCTGATCAAGTCAATAGATTGTAAATGACAAATGAGCAAACAATCCAAATCAAATACAAGAGacaaatcatatatgaataaagaaaaaagaaagaaagacaaGCGGGAAATGATAAAAGGATTGCTCAAATAGTAGTATAGGAATGCAAGAATCTGATGGGTGTTCAGGAGTAGTTGAGCCTGAAAATATCATTGAACACGTAAAAGCTTCCTTGTGGTGTCGGCATCAAGTGAAACATCTGGAAGCACACAAAAGTCAAACATGGTTTGTACTTGTGTCAGAACAAGATCAAAAATACCCAAACAAAAGTAACAATAGCCATGAACGAATGTTCGATACAAGCCAGATCTATCAgccaaatcaaaaccctaacgATCTTATTGTTCCAAATTAATCAATAGAGAGTCAAGAAGGATAGACCTGGCTGAACTTGAGGGCGTGCTCCTCGCCGGCGAGCTGGAGGTTACCGGAGACGAAAACGAGCATACCGGAGGCGGGACCAGAAGGCTGGCAATCGACAGTGGAGATATTGTGCTTGCACTGCTGGAAGGGGAGAGATGTGAGCTTGGCGACGATGCTCTGGACTCCTTGGATCTTCTGACCCTCGAAAGTGAGCATGGAAGCCTCCTGGTAGAGACCCGCTAGACCGGCACGGTTAGTGTCGAAGGTTGAGTAGTAGTGTTCGACGAAGGCCTTCGCCACTGCATCGGGATCCATCTGCGCcgctagagagagaaagagagagagagagagaggtagaCGACGAGGAATGAAGCGAGTAATTAGAAAGGGGTTTTATATTCAGATGGAGAGATCTGACCTGTTAAAACTTTGCGTCGCAATAACGCTActattatttctttatttatttttctatttaattttcttGTCAAATCACGAAAATCATATTAGTGcgaataatattataatatatttttattttatagattttacaCTTTTTTGAAACTAGACATAAAAATACTCATAagccgaaaaaaaaaacatactcataaatttttagttatgttaaaatggataaaaaatttacaaaaagtttgatactattttttaaaaatttatccgTAAATGATAATCATTTCTATAAATATCATAAGTTtgtgataaaaaattaaattaatacttttaaataatttataaatgtttataaacacAATCTCACCTCTTAACTATAAAATCCTAAAcagtaataaattttaaaagagaaagtttatgtttaccattttcgtgctactaattttcatatttattaccACTGaatagacattttcaaaaatacattcacaAAAGATTTTATGCCCTtactctttatatatataataaataaatatttaaataattaaaaaataaaaaaaataaaaaaaataatttatttagatttttataattttttttgaattatactatttcgaaattcaaaccctaaaccctaaaactcaactttaaaccctaagccATCAATCTTaaactcttctttttttgaaatacgaaccctgAACCCtgaaccctgaaacatcaataCTAAACCCGAAACATCacatctaaaccctaaaccctaaaccctaaacctacgactcaaaaccctaaaacatcaactctaaaccctaaaccataaacttcAATTCTAAACCCCAAAATattatccctaaaccctaaaacatcaactctaaaccctaaactctagacCCTAAAACCTTAgaattgatgttttagggtttagatttgaaggtttagggttttggagtttagggttcgaattttagaaaaatatagggtttagggtttacgtttaaggtttagagttgatgttttagggtttagatttgaaggtttagggtttagggtttagagttgatgtttctggtttagggtttaaagttgatgtttcagggtttagggtttagagttgatgatttagggtttagagttgatgttttaagttcagatttagggtttagggtttatgatttatgtttagggtttagaattgatgttttaggatttagatttgaaggtttagggttaagggtttagagttgatgtttcggggtttatggtttattgtTGATGTTTCGggttttatggtttagagttgatgatttagggtttagagttaatgttttaagtttagactagttaattatatgttttttttgtcaaagtaaatcaaaaggttataaatgtcttttaccgttcattaaagatgaaggtaaaagtggttagtgtaaacattggtattttgaaaatagtatttttgacaattttccaaccttaaatccaaatgttaatatttttttattaacaatattttgAAAAGTGGTAACCGATTTAAGatatttcattatattttttaagaaatagatTGAAATAGTATAAGTTATTAGGGAAATTTACTTCTTGAATATGTTTTGGAAACCGAACCGGGCATTGACTTCACATTGTAGATAGGTCAGGATCAGATCGGTCCAACCgggttttaagtttttattttattttagatttaataactatatatatataactataaattctgttttataaaaatcttatatcattattagaatctaaaaatgatatgaaaataaaatgaaaacttttaaaataatataaattataatgaaagataatttatttagatagatatttaaaaatatatatatatgaatttttataaagtctttttaaattttgtagtctttaaatatatttttactcaAATTTGAGAAAACCGGATTTTAATATTGAACGAGATCACCGGTTTTAGTGAGTTTTACCGGGTTTGCCGGTTTAACTCAAATCCGGTTTTTAATACAACCTAGAACCGGTTAGAAAGCCGAGTCATGGTCCCACCAGTCCGACCGGCCCAGTTTTGAAAACATTGTTTCAATAAGATCCACTTTTGCTAGTTGTTCTTCCCCTAGCATCCACGTATAGACCTTCCGACTGTCTCCGTTTTGATGATAACATTACTTTCTGTTTCAACTCCACCTTCTTGAATTAGGTTGCTTTCATGACTTCATTCACAGTTTGTGAACCAACGGTTCGTATGCTGCTGAGAGATCAACCTAGATGCTTGCCAAATCTGCTATCAAATCAAAGTTTTCTTCCAGTGTCTTGTCTTCTTCCATCTTGAAGAAAGAGAAcatcttcttcaagtaaatCCTATTAAGAAATGACTTTTTTGATAGTCCCTTTCCAATACCTTCCACATCCTTAAGACTGTTTGCTCGTGCATTATTTTCCTTAGGATTACATAACTTAAGCATGTACTGAACTGCAGACTCCTAACCCGTAGAtcttttcaaacttctttggaTCCTTCTTGACATCAGTTCCTTCTTCTAACTTCCTTTCATCTGATACTGAATTCGTATCTTCATCAAGAACTGACAGTAAGCCTTGGATTTCTAACTGGGCCAGCATCTTGAACTTCCATAAGACAAAACTATCATTTCAATGAACTTCTGTATCTCGAACCTCCTTGGAGTTGGATCCATCTTGTTGATGTAGACGCAACACTCATGTTACCTGCAATCAACAAAAAACAATCTCACAGAGAACTAGTACAACACAGATTTTCTATGTATTCAAAAGTAAAAGATAGGTTTAGAATAGGCCTGAGATCTTGATCTGGATTCTTTTGATGAAGTTACGGTTTCCTTGCTTGATGAATTCACCGATCCTTTGTCCACCTTGTTCTGGTTGAATGAGCTTGTTCACCGCGTGTACGGTGTGTTGAGTATTCCTTTCGATCCTTTTAATGTTCTCTAACCGAGCTATGATATCTCGCTCATTCTATCTCTCTTATTTCACTCTCTCTAGCTCATTGTTATTGTCTCTCGTTTGTTTCAGGTTCGCGACTCCGTTGACACTCAAGAAAGAAAACGCAAGCAATTAAAAGCAAGAAAGAAAGACACACACATGTTTTAGAGTTCCTCGTTAATGTATGGGTACATCTCCTTCAGGATCAGTGCATGGAATTCACTATCGCCAGAGTTACATAAGCTTTCTCTCTCAGTACATCAATGGCGTCACACGCTCTTCTATGTATAcaagagaatgaagaagatgaggttgttACGTTGTTAGATGAGCTCTGATCCTCTACAATGCGGCCTTCTCTTTATAAGGTAAGTGTCGATTTTCGGGCCTTCATTTAACTCTACCGGAGGCAAATCTCACTTATCCGTATTGCTTCTGTAACAGGTTTCACTATTGGGTTCTGTCCCAACAAGCCTTCGGTGTAACGAGCTGGAGTCGAACACCACACTTCACAATTCTCTTCAGTATTGATTTCGATTGAGCATTTACATTTTGAGAAGGTGGGAGAGATTGTGGTTTGTAAGAGAAGGTGAATCCAGAAAATGTGTTCTTTGGCGGCATGTAGCAAGTGACGAATGTATTTGATGATGTGTAATTTTAGATCTTCTGATTGGATGATTTAGTTCGGAGATTGTCTACTCCTGGTTTACTGTGAAACCAAGCTTAGCTAATTAGAAGTTGATTGCTAGAGGTAATATTTCTACGTATAAGAAACTATTTTAAACGCTTGAGCCCGGTTCGAGGTTATA includes:
- the LOC106389643 gene encoding nuclear transport factor 2B — protein: MDPDAVAKAFVEHYYSTFDTNRAGLAGLYQEASMLTFEGQKIQGVQSIVAKLTSLPFQQCKHNISTVDCQPSGPASGMLVFVSGNLQLAGEEHALKFSQMFHLMPTPQGSFYVFNDIFRLNYS